ATACTTATTATAACGTGACGCGTTGTCTGGTGAAGCAAAAAAATTTTTTACCGGAAGAGAAGCCGCAAGCAGAGTCTGTTGATGAAATTTCTAAGAGAGAACTGTTACTTGCCAGTCAACAGCCTGAAAATAATGATAAAGTTATTTGTATGACTACTGTGAAAGCTAAAGCAGTACATATAAGACAAGTTTTAACTTTAGTAAATCAAATCGGTATGGATAATGAAAGCGAATTAAAAGAGGCGTTGGAGCAAGATTACAAGCTATATAACGTAGGCAAGCACCCCTAGAGATGAGACGTGTTATCACCTACTTTTAACATCGCATTTTGTTTAAGACTTATATAAAATAAGCGCTTATTAAATGATTTTTGAGTTATCCAGTGCATCATTACCAGGATCTAATTACCATTTTTAATAATTGTTTTGCATCTACCTATAATACTCGACTTGTTAAAGGTGATAATGAGCCAGTCTATCTTCCTGCTGAGGGAGAATGCAGCTATAACGCACTATTTTTTGCGCATGGCTTTTTTAGCAGTGCTTTGCATGAGTGCTCCCATTGGTTCATAGCGGGTGAGGAGCGAAGAAAACGGGTTGATTTTGGATATTGGTACATGCCAGATGGGCGTACCGCAGAACAACAGGCATTGTTCCAACAAGTCGAAGTAAAACCCCAGGCTATAGAGTGGATACTGTCTATGGCGGCTGGGCATAAGTTTCGTGTGAGTATAGATAATCTAAATGGCGCGGAATCAGATACTTTAGCGTTTAAGAATGCGGTTTATTCTCAGGTTTTGCAATACTGCCGAGATGGATTACCACAACGTGCCCATCAGTTTCGAGCAGCTTTGTGTGCTTTTTACAAGCAACCAACTGCTTTGACAATTGAAGAGTTTAAGCTCGAGACACTCTAGTTCACCATGTCTAATGATGTAAAACCACGCCTTTTGTCCAATCCAGGTTTAAAGCAGATGAAACATAATTTACGGTTTGCTCTGGATAAATTCCGTAACCATCAACCATTAATGCATAATAATAGGCGGACAAAAGACAATACTCATAAACATAATCATCGTTGGGAAATTCAGAGTTAAGCTTATCCCATTGTTGATGACAAATTTGGCTGTCTGCTTGTTGCATTAAATTTTGATTGGTCAGCTCACCATTTTCGAAATGAAATAATTTGTTATCAGCCAGATTGGTTAGGCCCCCTATAGCAAACCAAGTGTCTACGGGGTTAGCTGTAAGCACAGGTTGTATGGTTTTATTAACTCCATGCACGCCATTCATAAGCGATGATACTTCCTGCTTGCATGAAGGAGCATTCCCTCGTCCAGACTCCCCATCTGGAAGTGGGTAGTCGTTGGCAAAGCATGAGACAGAGTTAAGAAATTGATGGGACATTTCTGTCTGTCCCAATCCCAGAAAACTGTGGACATACAGGTTGACGTGGTGTCCATAAAGATCCAGTTCTACTTGAGAGTTGCTGTTAATCTCTTCATTTTTCTGGATGGGAAAAACAATTTGTACTGACGCTCCACCCATGTCCATAACCCCTACGGATTTATTTTGGATTGATTTCAGAGTATCCAAATGATAATTGACGGAAAGCCAATCATATAAGGCTTCTTCGTTACCTGTGATGGTTTTAGCGTCTATAAGGCGCCATTGGTGTTGTTGAGAAAACCAACGTTGAAGTTCCTGATAATATAGTTTTTGTTTAGAGGCGGGCAACAGTCGCATGCCTGCTGTAGCATAAAAATAAACAGGAATATCCTGATTGGGAGCGCCTGATAGTAACGTTACAAGATAGGCTTCTATCGACTCATAATTGGGTTCAATAGTGGCAAAACCTGGTTTGATTTTTTTTGTCCATACTTCATTAATATGAACAGGAGTATTGGTTTCATCCATGTCATAAGCATACACATGTATTCTTGAACCAGTACTTCCTGCATCAATTACGGCAATACACTGATGTTCATTACAAGAGACAGTTCCAGCGTAAGCAATTGGATTCGCTATGAGAAGACATGAAAGAACAATCAAGAGACGAAACATGGGAAAGACTCAAATTCAGGGTTGATGCATAGTACATTATGTATATTTTACTGTCAATTGTTTGCCTCGATAAAAAACAAAAAAGTCGTTAAAATAAACTAAATGAGCTATAATAAATCATCACGATCAATATTTAGATTTATTTATGAGTAGAAAAAAGCAAGTCATATTAAATGCCGCAGAGTCCAGAGATACTGCTCGTGGAGCTTTTGTAACTTTTGTCTATAAAGCGCTTTCCAATCTATTCAATACCAAAGTTGCGAATACACCAATTATTGATGTATTCGAACCCCCTGGTCGCGAAATTTATAACAAATGTCAAAACAATCCAGAAAAATATTTTAATGAACTTGCCCTAATAACACCCTATCATCAAGTTCTTGAGGAAATAGCACTGTATAAAGAATATGACAAAAATATAAAAGACATAGCGGACAACATAAAAGATGCGGACAATCTAATTATTATGGGACACTCATCAAAAAATCACTCCAGAAGCCTTACTTCCGGAGAAGGGAAGGCGACAACCACTTCTCATATTGTTAATATTTTAAACAAAGCAAAAGAGTTACGAGGCGATAAAACAAGTGATTTTAGAATCTCTCTAGTGGCTTGTTCAGGCATAAATGTTGGAAGAAACCTGATAACTGAAATGAGAAAAAATGAGATTTATGGCAGGGTTACAGCAAGAAATCATTCTGTAATGCCCGATCCATTAACCGGAAAAAAACTTAATAAACCCATGGTGAGTTCGTTACAACATCAGAATGGGGATTATAAGCGAATCTTAGTTGCAACTAAAGATGCTTGTCTGGAATATAAAGTAAATGAACAAGGAAAAGAAGATAATAGTACGCTCCAATGTAACTCTCCTGAA
The sequence above is drawn from the Legionella antarctica genome and encodes:
- a CDS encoding elongation factor P hydroxylase, which codes for MHHYQDLITIFNNCFASTYNTRLVKGDNEPVYLPAEGECSYNALFFAHGFFSSALHECSHWFIAGEERRKRVDFGYWYMPDGRTAEQQALFQQVEVKPQAIEWILSMAAGHKFRVSIDNLNGAESDTLAFKNAVYSQVLQYCRDGLPQRAHQFRAALCAFYKQPTALTIEEFKLETL
- a CDS encoding multidrug DMT transporter permease yields the protein MFRLLIVLSCLLIANPIAYAGTVSCNEHQCIAVIDAGSTGSRIHVYAYDMDETNTPVHINEVWTKKIKPGFATIEPNYESIEAYLVTLLSGAPNQDIPVYFYATAGMRLLPASKQKLYYQELQRWFSQQHQWRLIDAKTITGNEEALYDWLSVNYHLDTLKSIQNKSVGVMDMGGASVQIVFPIQKNEEINSNSQVELDLYGHHVNLYVHSFLGLGQTEMSHQFLNSVSCFANDYPLPDGESGRGNAPSCKQEVSSLMNGVHGVNKTIQPVLTANPVDTWFAIGGLTNLADNKLFHFENGELTNQNLMQQADSQICHQQWDKLNSEFPNDDYVYEYCLLSAYYYALMVDGYGIYPEQTVNYVSSALNLDWTKGVVLHH